The genome window CTGGGGCGGTCTCCTCCTAAAGAGTAACGGAGGAGTACGAAGGTGCGCTCAGACCGGTCGGAAATCGGTCGTAGAGTATAAAGGCAAAAGCGCGCTTGACTGCGAGACAGACACGTCGAGCAGGTACGAAAGTAGGTCTTAGTGATCCGGTGGTTCTGTATGGAAGGGCCATCGCTCAACGGATAAAAGGTACTCCGGGGATAACAGGCTGATACCGCCCAAGAGTTCATATCGACGGCGGTGTTTGGCACCTCGATGTCGGCTCATCACATCCTGGGGCTGAAGCCGGTCCCAAGGGTATGGCTGTTCGCCATTTAAAGTGGTACGCGAGCTGGGTTTAGAACGTCGTGAGACAGTTCGGTCCCTATCTGCCGTGGACGTTTGAGATTTGAGAGGGGCTGCTCCTAGTACGAGAGGACCGGAGTGGACGAACCTCTGGTGTTCCGGTTGTCACGCCAGTGGCATTGCCGGGTAGCTATGTTCGGAAAAGATAACCGCTGAAAGCATCTAAGCGGGAAACTTGCCTCAAGATGAGATCTCACTGGGACCTTGAGTCCCCTGAAGGGCCGTCGAAGACTACGACGTTGATAGGCAGGGTGTGTAAGCGCTGTGAGGCGTTGAGCTAACCTGTACTAATTGCCCGTGAGGCTTGACCATATAACACCCAAGCAATTTGTAAACTCCAAGCCCCAGGGCGAACGAGACCAGATTGCGGTGTGTGAAGACGAAACGAACCGAAAGTTCGCGACGCTCGATTGCAACACACAAACTATCGCATACCCATTCGCTGGAACGTGACCGCAAGGCACGCGCTGGCTACCGAATTTCTTGACGACCATAGAGCATTGGAACCACCTGATCCCATCCCGAACTCAGAAGTGAAACGATGCATCGCCGATGGTAGTGTGGGGTTTCCCCATGTGAGAGTAGGTCATCGTCAAGATTAAATTCCGAAACCCCTATCTGCTGACGCAGGTAGGGGTTTTGTTTTTTCCGAAATAAAAGCGTTGGGCCAAAAAAAGGATGACCTGCAGAGGTCATCCTTTTTTGCATCCTGGCTGTCAAGCCTCGGGTACGGGGCAGCTCAAATCCCCTTCCTTGCACTTGAGATAGGTCTTGAACGCCTCGACCCGAGCCTTGGTCTGGGCGGTGATGCAATTGTCATAGATCAGCGGATAGACACTGCCGCCCTCAACCCCAGAGGCGGAGAATTCGCATTCGGCATCACGGAAGCCTATCCAGGCACGCTGAGCCTTGACCAGCATTTTCTTGGCTTCGGGATTGTCCTTCAGGCGTGCGGTGATCTGCTTGTACAAACTGTTCAGTTCATTGTCGGCGGCCTTGTTTTCTTTGGCTGCGCATTGGTTCATTTCGCCTTGAGTAGTGGCGTCAGCGCAGTCGTCGGCCTGGGCAATGGCGACAAAAAGCAGTGGCGTCAGGGCCAGAAGCAAGCGTAGGGACATGTTGGGTCTCTCCTTGAGGGGGTGGAAGCGCCGAGGGAGTTTACATCGCGCCGTGCTGTTTTAAAGTTGGCGAGTGCTAAACGACGGTCTGATACAACTTTCCGGTTGGCCTTGTGGTCTTACAAGCCTACTGTTGAAACACAGGAGGTGACTCATGCATTCATCCGACCGCATTGAAAGAAAGATCCTGCTCAAGGCCCCGCGCTCCCAGGTCTGGCGCGCCCTGGCCAATGCCGAAGCCTTCGGCCAATGGTTCGGTGTCGCCCTTGAGGGGAAACGGTTTGTGGCAGGCGAGCGTACCCAAGGGCAAATTACTTATCCAGGTTACGAACACCTTATCTGGGACGTAGCGGTGGAGCGGGTGGAGCCCGAGCGGGTCTTCTCGTTTCGCTGGCATCCTTACGCTGTCGAGCCGCAGGTAGATTATTCCCAGGAGTCCGAAACCCGAGTGCAATTCGAACTTGAAGACATGGATGGCGGTACCTTGCTCAAAGTCGTGGAGTCGGGTTTCAACAACATTCCCGAGGCACGCCGACTCAAGGCTTTTCGCATGGACAGCCGTGGCTGGGACGAGCAGATGGCCAATATTGAAGCGTTCCTGCACAGGCCTTGAGTTGGCCGGCTGGCAGAGCTAAGGGTTTTCGGAGGGGCAGGTATAGCGAATGTCTTACACGAGATGGTAGCTATGTCGTCTATTTCATTTTGGATCCGAGGCGTAATCTGGACTTATCCACTGAAGCACAGGAAGTGCTCAGGATCAGGGACGATCGACCATGCAAGGATTAGCTATCGACAGGGAGTCGTAATGGTCTTGGAAAAACCCGCTTCGGCGGGTTTTTTTTCGCCCGTTGAAAAGCCAGGAAAGAGTCCTATAGCGAAACGCTTACACGCCGTTGCTGCTTTCTCGTCTTTCTCCAAGTCACCGGTAGGCCTAATCTATGTTCATCCACTGAGTACAGGGAGTGCTTGGGGTCATGGATGATTGGACCAGGCATGGAATGCCGGACAGGGAGTCAAATTGGTCCTCAAAAAACCCGCCTAGGCGGGTTTTTTTTCGTCTATGGAAAAGTTGCCTGATCATGCCAGGCGCCGGGTCATGGTGCGGTCGGCACCATCAGCAGCCAAGGTCTGGCCCCCAGGCGTACGATCAGCACCATCGGCTGCGAGCGTCTGCCCTCCGGGGGTACGCTCGGCACCATCAGCAGCCAAGGTCTGGCCCCCAGGTGTACGGTCAGCACCATCGGCTGCGAGCGTCTGCCCTCCAGGCGTCCGCTCGGCACCATCAGCGGCCAAGGTCTGGCCCCCTGGCGTCCGATCGGCACCATCGGCCGCGAGTGTCTGCCCTCCAGGCGTCCGATCGGCACCATCGGCCGCGAGTGTCTGCCCTCCAGGCGTCCGATCCGCGCCATCAGCGGCCACCGGCTGCTGGTAATCGCCAGCCCAGGTGAAGAAACGGTCTTGCTGCTGGCTCGGCAGGGCAAACGCACTGGCGCTCAGGGCGAGGGTGGTAACGGCGATCAAGGTGTTGAGCGTTTTCATGGTAAAGACTCCGGTCATATCAGGTTGAGTGCCGGGTCGTTCAGATGTCGTGATCTGCTGAACCCGTTGCAGCCGGGAC of Pseudomonas fluorescens contains these proteins:
- a CDS encoding lysozyme inhibitor LprI family protein, whose translation is MSLRLLLALTPLLFVAIAQADDCADATTQGEMNQCAAKENKAADNELNSLYKQITARLKDNPEAKKMLVKAQRAWIGFRDAECEFSASGVEGGSVYPLIYDNCITAQTKARVEAFKTYLKCKEGDLSCPVPEA
- a CDS encoding SRPBCC family protein, with the protein product MHSSDRIERKILLKAPRSQVWRALANAEAFGQWFGVALEGKRFVAGERTQGQITYPGYEHLIWDVAVERVEPERVFSFRWHPYAVEPQVDYSQESETRVQFELEDMDGGTLLKVVESGFNNIPEARRLKAFRMDSRGWDEQMANIEAFLHRP